The sequence tttactcttttctctcccaTTTGACTCTGCATATTTGGATACTCTGGGCATTATTATCCAAAAACCTGCCCTGCAACGCTGAGATATCCTTTTACTTTGTAAGCTTACATTTCTCCTATCTAAACCCTCTCTCCAGCCAATGTAATCACTTCAACAGGACACTGGTCACAGCATGCTTTAAGTAAAGTCTGTCCCACTGGAACAGCTCCCTTTTTCCACTGTACTGGTGCTAGTGCCCTATCAACTGAAACTCACTCAACCCACACCAATATTTGAGCTACACATTTAATTCCTTGATTTTATTTACCCTATGCTTTTTGCTCAGGTAATAATCCAGAGGTTGAATATTCTTCAATTTAGCTCCTAAATGTTCAAATTCTTTCAACAGAACTTTTCTAGTGGTTTCAATGTCATTAGTACAGACATGGATGATGACAACTGGATCCCACTTCCAAGGTCCTCTCCAGCTCCCCTCCCCATGTATACTGTCCCCGAACCACTAATTTACAACCCCCCATTTGAATAGTTATCTTATACCACGTTGCGGTCAGATTGCTCATCCTCCTTGAAGTCCACATTCTCTCCAACAGACAGAGATGCCTATGGCCCCTCAGAATATGAGTATTTACTTAATTATTTTCAGTGTCAGTATATTGAGACAAACTTTCTTCAAAAGGTCATCAGGACATCTtttatggggtaaaaacaataactgcagatgctggattagtggtgctggaagaacacagcagtccaggcagcatccaagcgtggagagataagctagaagagggtgggggtggggagaaagtagcatagagtacaatgggagagtgggggaggggatgaaggtgataggtcagggaggagagggtccggacaagtcatggggacaatgactgagctggaagtttagaactagggtgaggtgggggaaggggaaatgaggaaaccttgatggatgtggaaggctcctttagggccttggagagaggtgagggaggtggtgtgggcgcaggttttacagttcctgcggtggtaggggaaagtgccaggattggagggtgggttgtttgggggcgtggacctgaccaggtagtcgcggagggaacggtctttgcagaaggcagaaaaggggtggggagagaaatatatccctggtagtggggtctgtttggaggtggcggaaatgtcagcggatgatttggtttatgccctaaaggagccttccacatccatcaaaagttttacttgcacatccactaatatcatttattgtatccgttgctccagatgtggtctcctctacattggggagactgggcgcctcttagcagagcgctttaggaaacatctccgggacacccacaccaatcaaccaaaccgccccgtggcccaacatttcaactccccctcccactctgccgaggacatggaggtcctgggcctccttcaccgccgctccctcaccaccagacgcctggaggaagaacgcctcaacttccgcctcggaacacttcaaccccagggcatcaatgtggacttcaacagtttcctcatttccttttcccccacctcaccctagttctaaacttccagctcagcactgtccccatgacttgtccggacttgtcctacctgcctatctccttttccacctatccactccaccctctcctccctgacctatcaccttcatcccctcccccactcacccattgtactctatgctactttctccccacccccaccctcctctagcttatctctccacgcttcaggctcactgcctttattcatgatgaagggcttttgcccaaaatgtcgattttgagGGTATCTTTTATGTCCACCTGAAACAGGCAGATTAAATgatctttattttaaaaaaaactaagctttatttaaaaataagcatagtgcttcctcagtaatgCATTGAAATATCAACCTACATTAAATGTAATCCAGAATGCCAAACAAGCTTGCACATTTGGAACACGtacccaataatttccctataAAAATGACTCAATTCTATATAAACATGCTGGGAAACAAACATGTTACCAAAGATTCAGAAAAGGATAGAAGGGTACAAAGTTATTGCTTTACCTTTATGAGCCACCTATCATTAGAAACCTTGGCTCCTAACCTCTTTTAGCCAAAAAAGTTAAGGTCTGCAAAAATGAcaaatgctgaaaaatctcagcagctTGGGCTCATTCATAGCATTTTGTTCCCAAAGTTGATTCTGGGCCCATCTGAGACATCTACACAAAATCTAAGTCAATATCCTGCACTGTTAATGTCAATGAATCTGCTGCCAACACAACGGACAGTATTTGCTGGCTTTGGTGAGAGTTCGGACGTAAGTGAAGCAATGACTTTAAACAGAATTACATTTCAAACCATTTGGGAAAGTCTAAGGAGCCAATGGAAGTAATTAATTTGGTTATTCATCTCTGATAAGCTACTTTTATATTCATTAGGAAGCTAGATTGCTGGCTCCTGGTTTTGCACTGTAGAAACACTAACCACCATCCAGTTTCCCCCACCACTAACTCTTCTTTGACTAAGAAAAAAAACCCCAGACATTCCTGACAACTTTGGATTCGTCATGAGTTGTAGGATAGCCttacatagaatcatacaatctcTATAAtgcaaagaggccattcagttcatcaaGACTGCACGGGCCCTCCAAACAGCATCGCATCTAGACACACTGtcctcctccactctcccccagCTCCCTGGCCAATCCTGCATttaccacagccaatccacctaacctttacatttttggaggaaaccagagcacctggaggtaatgcagacacagagaatgcaccaacttcacacagtcactcaaggttggaactgcacccagtgCTGGGAGGTAGCTGTGGTCACCACTGTTGTCCCACATCAGAACCATGGGACACAAACAACTGCAAACAAAAACCTCAGGCTGAATAAATCATATCTGCACTAACTGGTTGCCAAGAGATGGACGTCAATATGCTCAGCAACTGAGACACCCGTTGATGCAAAAAAGGATTACAAATGATAGTTCTTTGTAATTAGCAAATGGTTTGGGAAACCACAGGGAGGGGGATTCTCACACATCAGTCTAGATACTAGGGCTTGTTAATGCACCCATTAGCAGCAGAACCCACCCATAAATTACAGTTCTAAAAACTGCCAATGAAAACAAAGGCATGAGAGACTTTTTACCACAAAACAAGATTTTATTTATGAACAGTTACGCACAGAAATACAGAGGTATTTAACATCTCAAATAATATGGAATGTTCGTGAAATATTTAAAATAAATAGTATCTGTAAGTGCATTTTTCCAGCACCGACGTAGGAAATGCCCATTCTTTTAAGTCTCCTGCCGATGAATGTCAACCACCAGGTCCATGAATGTCAAGACCTTGAGATTGGTCAGTCGATAATCTGACTACAAATAAAACCCATTCACAATAGTGTTATGCTTTTCTAGTTTATTCATTGTTGTCATCTCTTATTTCTTTAATAATAGTTATTAAATTTTGAAGTCCAAAGATATAGCCAGTGTCCTGTCCTTCATGGACCACGCTGTCTTCACCAAAATACTTGCACGTTGTGTGAGCAAAGTCAATCACACGGACATCAACCATGCTGCTGCTGGAGTTGGAGTAAGCATATGCTCCTGCAGATTCATCAGCTGACTCTTCAGAAAGGTCTTCAGAATATTCTGAATCTGAATCTGAAGTGGACTCTTTGCCATCATAAATTATGAGCAGGGAACTGGAGTAAAAACGGTATGACTCCTGTTTCTCCAAAACAGATTTTAGTTCAGACAGTTTCTTAAGAACAGGTTCAAAAAGGTCCCTGCGTAAATACTTTCCATTATTTAAAAACTGGTAAAGTGCTTCTTTAAACCCTTGTACAGAAAGCTTCCTTCCATGATATTTATTCATGAACATGAGTTGGCCAGAGTCTACTTGATATACCTAGGAGAGAAAATATAACATTAAAATCAAAATATTGTACAAGCTGGTCTACATTTGACAGAAATAGCATCAAGTTTATCAGTCATCATGCTGTATGTCAAATCAGCAACTGCCACTGAACAGCTGAAAACTCTACTTTTAAAGAAAGCAGAACCGTTGGGACATtactgtctgtctatctcttcaAATATGTGCATAATCAACCCAAACGTTGCTACTTAAAAGTGGCAAAGTGAGTACTGCACAAAGATCCCTAGTCCAGAATGCTGAACGAGAATATTCAACACTGAATACAACAGGATCATTAGAAACACTGAAGAGAGGAGGCggcggccattcagcccttcgaacctaCCCCACCGGTCATCACTATCATTGCTGATCACCCAAGAGCCCAGTGCTGCTTTCTCCCCTTAACGTTTGGTCCCATTtatcccaagtgctatatctagctgcctcttgaatacattcaactacttcctgcagcaatgaattctacaggcccaccactcATTAGGTGAAAAAAAAATGTCTCATCTCCATCCTTAAAAGGAATaccctgaatcctcagactgtgacccctggccCTGAACACACTCAAcatgggaacatcctccctgcatctaccttgttagaattttataagtctctgtggagatctcccctcccccactcatctgaactccagcaaaaacaatcgTCAGTCGGTCCCACTATCCTCAAATCATTAAATTTGGCAATAACTGTACTACTCCCTTACAACTTGTTTTAAGCAATTAAATTTGCTACTGAAAGGCTACCTGTAAAGTTGCACATCCTAGTTAATACGGGATTGGACAGAACATAGAGGTGACATCAAGGTTTAGTTGCAACATTACTGAATAGCAGAGCAAGCTAAAATATGCACAGTCTACTCCAGCACCAAATTCTCAAACTCCAACATTTAATCTGCTACATTCAATGCAACTGTTTTGGAAAAGACCAAACACACCCACCTaataattttccttgctaaaaaCTTCAGCAACCAGAATATTCTCACATGAGAGACCAAAGTGTGTGCATGTCTTAAGTTCGCACACATGGAGCGAAATAAAAAATTAAAGGGCCTATACACTATTAAGAAAAGGTACAATTTTTTTTTCTAAGCGGAAAGTCTTTGACATAACTATTATCATACACACCTGCATCCCACAGACCCGAACACCAATAACAGCTGATGTACTTTGCTGACATTTACGGATTTGATTAGCTTTCTTTTCCTCAGATGCATCATCTCCATGCTGGCGTGTTCCCATTTTCAAGTCTAAAACACAAGGGACTTCATAACGGCACGTTAAATTCTCCAGTAAAATAAATTCTGATAATAACGTTAAGGAATTCACAGGAatgggagacaaaaaaaaattagttaAGATCTGAATAGAAAAGCAAATCTTGAAGCCAAAAAGACAAAATCTTGCATCTCCAAATCTCTTCAGAGGCAAAACAAATGTCTCATATTGCCAAAGACCACAGCACAACTGGGTCATATGACAATCAGTCAGTCATGCTCAGTCATAATGTAATGGTAATGTGCAAGTACCAAAGTCAGTCTGGGCTCATTCAGGTGGTTCACTCAGGTCAAACCACATCAATGATGAAGAGCAATGGTACCAAAAGACAACTGATTGCATGCAGAACTCTCAGCCTTCCCACCTACCTTCAATCACAAAACATATCTGCACGATTTTATATATATCTATATACTACAGTGAAAAGGATACTGTATTGGTTTCTGTGCTTTGCATTATCCTTCATATGTTTCAGTTGTTGCTGGTGACACTTCATGCTCCAAGGGTTATGTTTTACTTTTCCAGACTTCTTCTCAATACTATAATACAATACTTCTGACTTCTTAGATTCAAATTCTTCATCTAGTTTATGGCTGTAAAAACAGAGTCAACAGTTTAATTTTTAACTTCAGACTGTTCTGAAAATTTTATGGCATACATGATGATTTAACTTTAAGGAATAAATCATTTTATCTATACATCACAAAAAAGAACTCCAAAGTCTGTATCTCCCTATTGATGGTAAATACACGGGCACAGTTTTGTAGTTAAGATTAAAAAGATGTATTTTTCATTAATAAGGAGTTAAATTGCAATTACGGTACTTAAGCAGCAGATTGGAACAAGCCAAAACCTCTCATTTAATGAAAGCATAATAAATAAATTAACAGTATGTGAGGGGGAAATCACAACTGGCTTGTTGAACGCAAAACAAATACTGTTCAGAAAATTATTTGGGTCAGATTAGAGGACGATATTTATTTAGAAAACAAATATTAAAAACTGAAGGTCCAAAAGGCTGTGTTAACTTTAAACTAATAAACATTGAAAAGACAAAGTATTCAACTGTGGTGCATATGTACTAAGAGATGAGCACATCATACAACTAGCCCATCACTTCAGAGACCAacctttttattttctcttctttcctattTTGCCTGACCCGTTCTTTTCCGTAATTGTCATTTTCTAGTAACACAGGTTTCTTATTACTCCATTTTATTAGCTTATTTTTAGGTTCACATTCAGAATtatctacattttccaaatcagctTGGTCCCCTGATAATGGGTAGGCAATTAAGCATAGATTTCCTTCTTCATCTTCCTCAAAACTTACAGAAACGACTCCTACAAGAAGAACAGAAAAGGAAATAATTGTCAGGTAGGTTGAAAGCAGACATAAAAACCTTAGCAACTAAATTAGTCACTTGATTGCACAAGTAACAGTGACAACAAAAAACAGCCTGTTTGCTTACCCAAGCCTTCAGTTTTTATGCAGTTGTGTCGGCTTTCAACCTAACAAATCAAGAAAAAAACTAGACAAAGACACTTCTATAATCTGGAAAAAAACTTCCAATTTATACAAAACAACCCTCCCGGCCCAAACACTGCACGTACATCAGCATATAATGAAATAGGAGTCAATAAAACAAGTGAGACAAATAGACTTGAGGAAGTTGTTTATTGGAACTGAAGTTATTTTTGTGCAACTTATTGAGAAAATGTATGCAATAGAGCAACATGGAAAACACCACTTCATCCAAATCTTGGAAGCCAATGCACCATAATTCTCCAATTATGAAACAGCATAGCAATGCAATTCATAAAGCCAAATGGTAAAAAGGCTGATGCAGAATAGTGAATACAAAGCTTGTTGCAACATTCTGACACAGTGAAATACAGAATCCTGTAAAGCTTTGTTAAAACCAAGATAAACCAATTATGAGACACACAAGCCAGCACATAATCTCCCATAAGCTCTACATACAAACAATTACAAGGTTAAAATAGGTATTACATTCCAATTTTTTTGCTATGTAAAGAAACACCAATTCATAATTCCATTTACTGTTTTGCAATTCATTGCAAATGTAGTGCATTCCCCCCTCACCCATCACGCAGTCAATGACCTGTGCTTGCTGCTTCGCAAATTCATTGAAGAGGTCTGTAAGTATATCTGAGGCCAGTCTTTGGTTTGGCTTAATGAGTTTACAAAGAATTTAGTTCAGCTGTTGGTTGACTGCTGCTTCAATCCTAACTTCGTCTTTTTTCTCAACAGTCCAACAGCAGTCTGAATGGGTCTTTTGTAATCCTGCACGACTGCCAGACAGAGTATTCTGGATGAAGGAACCTGTAGTTCAGATTGGTGCACTCAGCAGCTGGCCATGGAGTAAACATCAAGAATTGATCTAACCAGGGGGGTGGCAGAACCCAGGTTGTCCTTCAGACAGACAGGGTTAACCATGGGAAGCTAGGACAAGGGCTAGGGATTTATCCTGGAAAAAAAACATGAGGGGACGAAGAGGAGACATGAGTCCCAACCTTCCCCAAAAGCACAAGACAACACATCCCTGAAAAGAATTCTAAATTTACATCAAATACATGCTTTACATATTAACCTAAATTAGTCTCGTCTAAGAATTTTGTGAAATGAAATAAAATCTAAAAATAGTTACAATACAAGATTAAAAGCTTACTTTTCTGAATATATACAAATTAATCTTTCACATTAAAGCATTCCAATGAATGTTATATGATTGGCATAAATTAAGGAATTAAAAACTACGCCCATAACCCAATACTGAAGTAGTTTGCCTATTAATTTTACAAATCTTTATTGCTTAAATATTGATAGAAACTAAATCTGTTAACATATTTCCTCTACAATTTGTGCACATTACTTTCTTCCCTCTTAAATAAAAAATGCATGTGAGATTGCAATGTCCAAATGTCGTCACTTACTGTACTACGAACTTTCCCAACTAGTCTACAACAGAACTGGCTGACTCTCACACCCTGGTGGAGCTAGTTGTTCCAGTCGATCCCGTTCCCTCTAGGTGTAGGGCGTCAGGCTCTGATTGCTGCTTTTCCAGCTCTTACCTCAACTTTTAAAAGCCTGCTAAAGCCTACTGAAATCGTTAGAGAGAGAAAAGCTCCAGCGGTTTCATTTACACTTCAATAAAAACATACAATTTTGCACATTGGCAAGTCTTTAGAAACTACTTATTAAATCTAATTCATGTTCAAGATTAAAACCTAAAAAAACTTTACAAATACTTTACATTTTATCCTTCTTGGGTGAACTTACCTCCATCAGCAGGCCCACTAAAGCATAGCAGAATAGAGGCTACTCAAGCGTCACGCAACTACACTGCGATCTAGTTGGCAACCACGGCTTTCATCTGATAAacttgaaacaaaaacaagagACAAATATtcttctccccaccctcccaagACAGCCCAACACCAGTTAGACTTTGTACAAGaacaaagaggaaagaaaacacagAACACATACATGTCGTCAGactaaaaaaaagggttttgtacTTACCTTTATACTGTGGTGTAAACCGGCACATCTCTGGTGGCAGTGTTTCATAAAACTGGTGTTCCCGTTGAATGAGGGGTTTACAAATGGTCTTGTCATTAAAGCGGAGGACACACGAATGTCCTCCAACCTGGTGAACAAATGGCTCTAGGAGGACTCCTTTTGCATAGTTCTCCACTTCCATTGCTCCTAGTGCTGGGCTCATCCTTAAAGCACATTAGACAAACAAGTACAGCAGGCTGTATGAAGACTGTGACTATAACCCAGCTGGAGATTCTTCTCCCTCGGGTGGTCAGTACACTGCCAAGATCCTGCAACAACAATTAAATTCCCGAAGTTTAGGTTTTCTCAGCTCTATAACCTATATGGAATCAGCTCTTGATGAACGCCAAACATTTCAGTAAACAATTTCTTGAGTTATGACTCAACGAAACGCTGGGAAGAGCAATGAAATACTGAGCTGTGAGGTTACACACAAAAATAGTTGATCCAATTATATTCCACCTACGTCACAAAGTGCGACCAATTGACAACCACTTACTTTCAGTGGGAAGGCAATGGCAATGTGTCAAACAGGGAAGGAGCTGGGTCAGAAAAGAAAATTCAGAACAATGCTGCCCTCAGCTGGTTTCTATCTATTGCATAGTACTCCATTACCATAAAGGATCAAAGTACAACATAAATCCAATTGCACAATTCAAAGCTATCCTTAAAAAGGCAATTGCCGCaagtcctttttttttaaaaaaaagaaacaaagtttAGTAAAAGGCTAAACAATCATTAAAAGTATAAATTAAACTTGGTTTCTTAAATTCAGAAGTTAAGGTCAGACCAATAAGCACACTGAAACTTAACTCTTTAGTAATATACAATGGCACTCTTTATGGTCTGAAAAAAGATTAAATTAACACCGCTTGTCAAGCTGAGTGTCTAGGTGTTTCACTGTCATAACTGCTGGATGGTTACATAATTTATAACAACTGCAGAATCTCATTAACTCTTAACATTTCAACATAAAAAGAgggaaataaatttttaaaagaaaatgccCATTACTGTCAGATTGTTAGCCATTTTGATCAATCCCCAATAATTGTACATTTAGAGTAACCAAATATTTGTTTCAAGTTACTTTATTAACTAGGTGTCAAGTCAGGAGACATGTATTTGTGCCATTGTCTTTTGCAGAACAAATTCGACAATTTCAAAACTAGCACTGTGTAGCCGCATTTTGTTTCACAAAATTACCACAGCAAAACTCAGTAATCTCTCGGCTTTACATAAGGTTCAAAAAAGATAACCCTCCCCCAGGATTATAATTTAGAAAAAAGCACAAAATCTCAGGATAACTCAACAAGCAAAAATTCAGCTATTGTGTTCAGTTACACACCTACCTTACAGTTTATTTACTCTTAAAATTATGTAATTTTTTTTGGCAGGGCAGAGAACGCGCAAAGTGCAAAGAGCTAATATTCCACTTGGAATAAATACAATAACCGCTTTTAGAATTCAGATTCAGCTCACAGCAAGACAAAGGATTTCATAAATTTCATTCTAGGCACAAACAAGTGGTGCCATCTGAGTCACAAGCTAATGAACCCGATTGCTGAATGCTAATTATAATGAATGCCGAAGGCCACAGCTCTGGGTAAAAACACACCCTCACAGCAAGAAAACAAGTCAGGTTACACCCacgaccgttccctccgtgactacctggtcaggtccacgcccccctacaacccaccctccaatcctggcactttcacctgccaccgcaggaactgtaaaacctgcgcccacaccacctccctcacctctatccaaggcccgaaaggagccttccacatccaaagttttacttgcatatccactaatatcatttattgtatccattgctcccgatggggTCTCCTCTCcaatggggagactggacgcctcctagcagagcgctttagggaacatcgccgggacatccgcaccaatcaaccacaccgccccgtggcccaacatttcaactccccctcccactctgccgaggacatggaggtcctgggcctccttcaccgccactccctcaccaccagacgcctggaggaagaacgcctcatcttccgcctcagaacacttcaaccccagggcatcaatgtggacttcaacagtttcctcatttccccttcccccacctcaccctagttctaaacttccagctcagcactgtcccgacgacttgtctggacttgtcctacttgcctatctccttttccacctattcactccaccctctcctccctgacctatcaccttcatcccctcccccactcacccattgtactctctgctactttttcctcacccccaccctcctctagcttatctctccacgcttcaggctcactgcctttattcctgatgaagggcttttgtccgaaacatcgatttcgaagctacttggatgctgcctgaactgctgtgctcttccagcaccactaatccagaatctggtttccagcatctgcagtcattgtttttaaccaggTTACACCCATGCCTCAATGATGAAACTAATGTAACCACATACTTGTATCCATTAATCTCGTTGACAAAATGTATGACCAAATGGCTTCATTGCTGCTGAATAATATATGCAGCTTGTCGAAAGTATTTACTGGGGATTGCAATGATGCAACATTTTACTAAATTTTTATTCAATATATTTGCACATTGTCAGAAACATTTCAAAATTTCACATGCTTGGTAAGTTTTAGTTGTAGGTATTCTTCAGATACAAAATCGAACCAACTCATACCAAAGATTTAGTAGATCTTTTCATGGAAGATTTGTGAAAAGACCTTATAGATAGAAAGAAGTGCTTAGTTATACCATAGGTTTTGATACCAACAGGTGTAGATTCTATTTCTGCATTAGTTTGTATATTAGCaagacaataaatcaaacttCTGCCATTTAAGTCCATTAGCAATCACCCCCCCCTTCATCAAATAATAAATTTACATAAATCTTCTCTTCAGATTTTTACTAATCTTGCTTTGATAAATTTCAAAAAGCCATTAATCAAAGAATATTAAGGATTTTTGCATTGGTATAACTCTTTATTAATAAAGTACAGGTGTACACAAATAAACCCAACATCCTACGAAGTATTACATGTCAAAAGTCCATAAATTTCATGTGAGGGGGTACAATATTAGTTTATCACTGATAGTTTCTGATGCCCTATAAACATTACTACAATTTGGCAACAGCATAAATATTACTAGTTGCCCTCTAGTATATTTCCTTTCATACGCATGAAATCTAAAAACCTACCTAGCTGCTGCTCCTTCCCCTTGTAATCGTACCTCAAGTTACCTTAAAGCACAATTAACATGAGGTGCTCACTGAATTCATAACATTAGCTTGCTGTTATTATTGCACGAAGAGCCATGGAGTGGGTAGAAAAGTGAGGATAATTATGCAACACCAGGGAGTTAAACAGGATATGAGGAAATTCACAATATATTGACTTTAAAAGAACTACATAAATATGCACAGGAAATTACGCCATGCTGCATGAATATGAATATACACCAACTCAGTATACACAGCATTTAGTTGTCAAAGCTAATATTAGAACAATTTTATACAGATGCTAAATGTTTGCAGTTCATAGCTTCAAAATTGAATAGAACATTCCATAAGGTTAACAATATTACAAATAATGAATGCATAAAGCATTCTTTTAGTTAGTTGAAACCTGTGGTCCAATACAGAAGACTCCAGTGCCAAAGCAGAATAGGCACCTCTGAATTAATGAGATGCCCCACTAAAAAGAATGGGTTTCAAATGTGCAAACTGACAAAAACAATATGAAAGAAAACACTTATTTCATCTTAGCAAATCTTCTGTCAACATCATTTAACAGCCAAGCGTTCCTAACGGAAATACTGAAATGCCATAAGTTTACCCTTAATCTTCCAATCCTACAATAATTTGATTTGAAATGAACATTTCCTTTAGATTTGAAATATATTAAATGCACTATTATACAGATGGAAATCCAAATGAAATAGCATACAAGTGCGAAGTGAGCGCACACTAGCCACGCTGGATGTAGCTtggctcgctgaactggaaggttcatttatAGCTGTTTCATCGCCCgatgaggtaacatcttcagtgggcctccagctgaagcactgctgatgattcctgctttccatttatgtgtttgggtttctttgggttggtgatgtcatttcctgttctttttctcagggggtggtagatggggtctaacccaatgtgttt comes from Chiloscyllium punctatum isolate Juve2018m chromosome 12, sChiPun1.3, whole genome shotgun sequence and encodes:
- the ip6k2b gene encoding inositol hexakisphosphate kinase 2b, with product MSPALGAMEVENYAKGVLLEPFVHQVGGHSCVLRFNDKTICKPLIQREHQFYETLPPEMCRFTPQYKGVVSVSFEEDEEGNLCLIAYPLSGDQADLENVDNSECEPKNKLIKWSNKKPVLLENDNYGKERVRQNRKEEKIKSHKLDEEFESKKSEVLYYSIEKKSGKVKHNPWSMKCHQQQLKHMKDNAKHRNQYKFILLENLTCRYEVPCVLDLKMGTRQHGDDASEEKKANQIRKCQQSTSAVIGVRVCGMQVYQVDSGQLMFMNKYHGRKLSVQGFKEALYQFLNNGKYLRRDLFEPVLKKLSELKSVLEKQESYRFYSSSLLIIYDGKESTSDSDSEYSEDLSEESADESAGAYAYSNSSSSMVDVRVIDFAHTTCKYFGEDSVVHEGQDTGYIFGLQNLITIIKEIRDDNNE